In one window of Vicia villosa cultivar HV-30 ecotype Madison, WI unplaced genomic scaffold, Vvil1.0 ctg.004122F_1_1, whole genome shotgun sequence DNA:
- the LOC131641808 gene encoding uncharacterized protein LOC131641808, with product MADPVTELSPSGTTATPPARNVRRRLVQSTLFPHKPAVPRNKPEENGDSCDEQDEDYCETKNRRKRKSKGKVTPANKSSKSATPKKNASANGITGSTSRNVLSDFDKVGKAKPDLRLEAKLSAEENSRMFAGRQVHPFFSSCKAGKKVQELSESGSDLFKAKSGDERITCGPIHVFENIKDDTSSVDWRNWTFLRNSTHVNGGLENSNSSVYEGSVECLNFDKLLSNLHPLGASSFHSQCPENLQETSLSNSTLQEEQPKSAQMPKNAKVDLEVGESDTFSVLAGYFRKSCTEPSSRFLQESLRSYYAGCEDKPEGSLWAYKYKPTKAVEVCGNDVSVNFLSDWLHQWHERRYNPRKETSNRDSRVMQDDDDYICSDSDYDSEDMNEEDSLQNVLLITGPTGSGKSAAVYACAKEQGFDILELNASDCRNGTVVKQYFGDALGSHGFKRLSEHTSRSQKITTNFPTAPALINNKAADEVNDGVVELITLSDDEARSPCKTSQKLLGKSEAVACDKVQTLILVEDVDILFPEDRGCIAAIQQIAETARGPIILTSNSDNPGLPDNFDRLHVSFSLPTPKELLCHLYSVCLGEGAPIHPLLLEKFIQSCDGDIRKTIMHLQFWLQSKIFSKDLKAQASYPSLPFDLEGVHQILPKIMPWDFPSEISELIENEFVKSVNIMEENCSMQGLVEEELLQINESQNDSDEQYMETDYIKAKKVEMIKRNGSVTDYGELEIQYNAISEFPNSSESPEASYLQNGRRKLVVMSSDSEEEDSNNRYPQDTEDDANKRHSIKENNECTSEIQLNENCPSTSFRKLVCSELEDSDEERDKYSKTADVKCINETSKSFDISCVPESSIVPETAIESGTDTISGAVSSRHCLEVSMNNESKPFTLCARRRLTKLSHNSDIMLTDAEIPDSSPKEALQDFLDENMETTINKVMDECSRVDFKLKSTFVESSPLLETDMVQSLWKKLRQMDLRQHTISEQLEASQVVKLANGLSNLISEADLFHNYQHKQDILEPQSFVSNEATTSCYNDETMMSTVAVHGFCSYVKLIADVGSKLGCAKMIDLASEMLASTTDTMTLGKLSRHDLAKSTVIYNGKELELNNPISNVKKSENKASLFEVVQSIVPERISLAALKGDIFYEYLSSLRQISRSEAVRVSQCVEKKRRGRSRGFQHYLSRCTMLSPEAITLVSDGDLFKKISSQYTTNVESTLL from the exons ATGGCCGATCCCGTCACGGAACTCAGTCCCTCCGGCACCACCGCCACACCGCCGGCCCGCAATGTCCGCCGGAGGTTGGTCCAATCAACGCTCTTCCCTCACAAGCCTGCAGTGCCTCGCAACAAACCCGAGGAGAATGGCGACAGTTGTGACGAACAAGACGAGGATTACTGCGAGACGAAGAATCGCAGGAAGAGAAAGTCTAAAGGGAAGGTCACTCCCGCAAATAAAAGCTCCAAG AGTGCCACACCAAAGAAGAATGCATCAGCTAATGGAATTACCGGGTCAACTTCGAGGAATGTTTTGTCTGATTTCGATAAAGTTGGTAAAGCTAAGCCTGATTTGCGGTTAGAGGCAAAGTTGTCAGCTGAG GAAAATTCAAGGATGTTTGCAGGCCGACAAGTTCATCCATTTTTTTCATCATGTAAAGCTGGGAAGAAAGTTCAGGAGCTGTCTGAATCAGGAAGTGATCTATTCAAAGCTAAGAGTGGGGATGAAAGGATTACCTGTGGTCCTATTCATGTATTTGAAAATATCAAG GATGATACCTCATCAGTAGACTGGAGAAACTGGACATTTTTGAGAAATTCCACCCATGTGAATGGAGGattagaaaattcaaattcttctGTTTATGAGGGTTCTGTTGAATGCTTAAATTTTGATAAGCTTCTTAGTAACTTACATCCATTGGGGGCTTCAAGCTTTCATTCTCAATGTCCAGAAAATCTGCAAGAAACATCATTATCAAACTCAACTTTACAAGAGGAGCAACCAAAAAGTGCTCAAATGCCAAAAAATGCCAAAGTG GACTTGGAGGTGGGTGAATCTGATACCTTTTCTGTGCTAGCTGGCTATTTTAGAAAGTCGTGTACTGAGCCGTCTAGTAGATTTCTTCAAGAAAG TCTGAGGTCATACTATGCTGGTTGTGAGGATAAACCAGAAGGTAGCTTATGGGCATACAAATACAAGCCAACGAAGGCTGTTGAG GTATGCGGTAATGATGTATCTGTGAATTTCTTGAGTGACTGGCTACATCAGTGGCATGAAAGACGTTACAATCCCAGGAAGGAGACATCTAATAGGGATTCAAGGGTCATgcaagatgatgatgattatatCTGTTCTGACAGTGACTATGATTCAGAAGATATGAACGAAGAGGACTCTCTGCAGAATGTTCTTTTAATTACAGGACCAACAGGG AGTGGCAAGTCTGCAGCAGTCTATGCCTGTGCCAAAGAGCAAGGCTTTGACATATTAGAG CTCAATGCATCAGATTGTAGAAATGGAACTGTTGTAAAGCAGTATTTTGGAGATGCCCTTGGTTCACATGGGTTCAAAAG GTTATCAGAACATACTTCGAGATCACAGAAGATAACTACAAATTTCCCCACAGCTCCTGCTTTGATTAATAATAAAGCTGCGGATGAGGTGAATGACGGAGTAGTTGAACTAATAACCTTATCTGATGATGAAGCTCGTAGCCCATGTAAAACATCCCAAAAGTTACTTGGCAAGAGTGAAGCTGTTGCATGTGATAAAGTCCAGACTCTGATTCTGGTTGAGGATGTGGACATACTCTTTCCTGAAGACCGTGGATGTATTGCCGCAATACAGCAGATTGCTGAGACAGCAAGGGGTCCAATTATATTGACCAGCAATA GTGATAACCCTGGCCTTCCAGATAATTTTGATAGGCTTCATGTTTCATTCTCATTGCCAACGCCAAAGGAGTTGCTTTGCCATTTGTACTCT GTTTGTCTCGGAGAAGGAGCCCCCATCCATCCTCTTCTACTGGAGAAGTTTATACAATCCTGTGATGGAGACATCCGGAAGACCATTATGCATCTTCAGTTTTGGTTGCAGAGTAAAATATTCAGTAAAG ATCTAAAAGCACAGGCAAGCTATCCCTCACTTCCATTTGATCTTGAGGGTGTTCATCAGATACTACCAAAGATAATGCCGTGGGATTTCCCTTCAGAGATATCCGAACTAATTGAGAATGAATTTGTCAAATCAGTAAATATAATGGAAGAGAATTGCAGCATGCAAGGGTTAGTTGAAGAAGAGCTTCTTCAAATAAATGAAAGCCAAAATGATTCAGACGAGCAGTATATGGAGACTGATTATATAAAAGCCAAGAAGGTGGAGATGATTAAGAGAAATGGGTCTGTAACAGATTACGGCGAGCTTGAAATTCAATACAATGCTATTTCTGAGTTTCCTAATTCTTCTGAATCTCCTGAAGCATCCTATCTGCAAAATGGTCGAAGGAAACTTGTAGTAATGTCCTCTGATTCTGAGGAGGAGGATTCAAATAACCGATATCCTCAAGACACAGAGGATGACGCTAACAAGAGACATTCCATCAAAGAAAATAATGAATGTACCTCTGAGATTCAGTTGAATGAGAACTGCCCCAGCACATCTTTTCGTAAGCTGGTCTGTTCTGAATTGGAGGATTCAGATGAGGAGCGtgataaatattcaaaaacagcTGATGTTAAATGCATAAATGAGACATCTAAGTCATTTGATATATCCTGTGTACCAGAATCATCGATTGTTCCTGAAACTGCTATTGAAAGCGGAACAGATACAATATCTGGAGCGGTGTCTTCTCGTCACTGTCTAGAAGTTTCTATGAATAATGAGTCAAAACCGTTCACTCTATGTGCTCGGAGGCGGTTAACAAAATTATCACACAATTCAGATATTATGTTGACAGATGCTGAAATTCCAGATTCTTCTCCAAAAGAGGCTCTACAAGATTTTCTAGATGAAAATATGGAAACTACAATTAATAAGGTGATGGATGAGTGCAGTCGTGTGGATTTCAAATTAAAGTCAACATTTGTTGAGTCGAGTCCATTATTGGAGACAGATATGGTACAAAGTTTATGGAAAAAGCTCCGACAAATGGATTTAAGACAGCATACTATCTCAGAACAGCTAGAGGCTTCTCAAGTTGTTAAACTTGCTAATGGGTTGAGCAATCTAATTTCAGAAGCTGATTTGTTTCACAATTACCAACATAAACAA GATATTTTGGAGCCCCAGAGCTTTGTTTCTAATGAAGCTACAACTAGTTGTTATAATGACGAAACAATGATGTCCACAGTTGCTGTACATGGGTTTTGTTCTTATGTTAAACTTATAGCAGATGTTGGATCAAAGTTGGGTTGTGCGAAGATGATTGATTTAGCTTCTGAGATGCTGGCTTCCACAACTGATACAATGACATTGGGGAAATTATCCAGACATGATCTTGCCAAAAGCACTGTTATTTATAATGGGAAGGAATTAGAGTTGAACAACCCCATAAGTAATGTGAAGAAGAG TGAAAATAAAGCATCTCTGTTTGAGGTTGTCCAATCCATTGTTCCTGAAAGAATATCCTTAGCAGCACTGAAAGGTGATATCTTCTATGAATATCTATCTTCATTGCGCCAAATTTCAAGGTCAGAAGCAGTCCGTGTTTCACAATGTgttgaaaagaagagaagaggaag GTCGCGGGGTTTTCAACATTATTTGAGCAGATGTACAATGTTGTCCCCCGAAGCTATAACGTTGGTCAGTGATGGTGATTTGTTCAAAAAGATTTCTTCACAATATACAACTAATGTGGAAAGTACACTATTATAG